A DNA window from Thermococcus sp. 4557 contains the following coding sequences:
- the uppS gene encoding polyprenyl diphosphate synthase, whose amino-acid sequence MLSRLLSHVPHILFKPAYDMYEDYLLERVKGGRIPTHVAIIMDGNRRWARKLEKPPWYGHLFGSQKLEEILEWCRELGIRTLTVYAFSTENFKRTPEEVNALMGLFEEKFKELLTDERVHKYGIRVNVLGRKELLPENVRKAAEEAERATRKYSNYTLNIALAYGGRSEIADAVKDIVKDALAGRIKPEDVDEELIKEYLYYPNMPDPDIVIRTGGEERISNFLLYQIAYSELFFVDVYFPEFRKIDFLRIIREYQKRQRRFGR is encoded by the coding sequence ATGCTTTCCCGTCTTCTTTCCCATGTTCCCCACATTTTGTTCAAGCCCGCCTACGACATGTACGAGGACTACCTCCTCGAGCGGGTTAAGGGAGGCCGCATACCCACCCACGTGGCCATAATAATGGACGGAAACAGGCGCTGGGCCAGGAAGCTCGAGAAGCCGCCTTGGTACGGCCACCTCTTCGGCTCCCAGAAGCTCGAGGAGATACTCGAGTGGTGCCGTGAGCTGGGTATAAGGACGCTCACTGTTTACGCCTTCTCGACAGAGAACTTCAAGAGAACGCCCGAGGAAGTGAACGCCCTCATGGGGCTCTTCGAGGAGAAGTTCAAGGAGCTCCTCACCGATGAGAGGGTGCACAAGTACGGCATCCGGGTCAACGTCCTCGGCAGGAAGGAACTCCTACCTGAGAACGTCAGAAAAGCCGCGGAGGAGGCGGAGAGGGCCACCAGGAAGTACTCCAACTACACGCTGAACATAGCCCTCGCCTACGGGGGAAGGAGCGAGATAGCAGATGCGGTTAAGGACATCGTGAAGGACGCCCTGGCGGGAAGGATAAAACCGGAGGACGTTGACGAGGAGCTCATAAAGGAGTACCTCTATTACCCGAACATGCCCGACCCCGATATCGTCATAAGAACCGGAGGGGAGGAGAGGATAAGCAACTTCCTCCTGTACCAGATCGCCTACAGCGAACTGTTCTTCGTCGATGTGTATTTCCCAGAGTTCAGGAAGATTGATTTCCTCAGAATAATACGCGAATATCAAAAGCGCCAGAGGCGCTTTGGGAGGTAG
- a CDS encoding gamma carbonic anhydrase family protein — MAIYELDGKRPKIHETAFVDESASIIGDVVLEEKSSVWPSAVLRGDIEQIYVGPCSNVQDNVSIHTSHGQPTIIGKYVTIGHNAVVHGAEIGDYTIIGMGAIVLDGAKIGKHVVIGAGALVPPGKEIPDYSLVVGVPGKVVRQLSEEEIEWTKKNAEIYMELAEKHLRSRKKIE; from the coding sequence ATGGCGATTTACGAACTCGATGGAAAGAGGCCTAAAATTCACGAGACCGCATTCGTCGATGAGAGTGCCTCAATCATAGGGGATGTCGTCCTTGAGGAGAAGAGCAGCGTCTGGCCGAGCGCGGTTCTGAGGGGGGACATAGAGCAGATTTACGTCGGCCCCTGCTCCAACGTCCAGGACAACGTCAGCATACACACCTCCCACGGCCAGCCCACGATAATAGGTAAGTACGTCACCATCGGCCACAACGCAGTCGTGCACGGTGCCGAGATAGGTGACTACACCATCATAGGTATGGGAGCGATAGTTCTCGACGGTGCCAAGATAGGCAAGCACGTCGTCATAGGTGCCGGCGCCCTCGTCCCGCCCGGAAAGGAGATACCCGACTACAGCCTCGTCGTCGGAGTTCCAGGAAAGGTCGTCAGGCAGCTCAGCGAAGAGGAAATAGAATGGACGAAGAAGAACGCCGAGATATACATGGAGCTGGCTGAGAAGCACCTCAGGTCAAGGAAGAAGATCGAGTGA
- the hjc gene encoding Holliday junction resolvase Hjc, whose translation MRYRRGASAERELIKMLEKAGFAVVRSAGSKKVDIIAGNGKLYLCIEVKSTRDEKLYFSEEDYRKLTSFAERFGGRPVVAVKFINNGWRFFHPMDMEKGGKNYKVSLQTKNYLTFDEVIGRQRSLEGVIERET comes from the coding sequence ATGAGGTACAGAAGGGGAGCGAGCGCCGAGAGGGAGCTCATAAAGATGCTCGAAAAAGCCGGCTTCGCTGTCGTCCGCTCCGCCGGAAGCAAGAAGGTTGATATAATAGCCGGAAACGGGAAGCTCTACCTCTGCATAGAGGTCAAAAGCACCCGCGATGAGAAGCTATACTTCAGCGAGGAGGACTACAGAAAGCTGACGTCCTTTGCCGAGAGGTTCGGGGGAAGGCCCGTGGTGGCGGTTAAGTTCATCAACAACGGCTGGAGGTTCTTCCACCCGATGGACATGGAGAAAGGGGGCAAGAACTATAAGGTGAGCCTTCAAACAAAGAATTACCTCACCTTCGATGAAGTCATAGGGAGACAGAGGTCCCTCGAAGGGGTGATAGAACGTGAAACTTAG
- a CDS encoding membrane protein gives MKLRGALIIILLTAVLPFLPITSAQSPLVIVPLNNDFSGVPGDTIIVPFKLENLGNQTLENVSVYITGPAEGFLYQSKVIREPIGPNQTYQDTLSIKILNIAPGKYNLTIVARAGSVYSEAPLTVTVKTFVDYDLKIDVGREYPYGSNVSVILRMGSKANGVIIGRIGYTITRDGETVENFVTTIYLNPGEKWVRNVTLSLPPVGDYTVRLWAYFGGKSKSTTATFRVFQRNLGYKAYFENGAIHVFVHDEGDRGVSDISVKINGIPFKTDESGTVSYLVSEPGTYGIVLNLDGRIVTTFVEVKKLFISYEQRNETLLVRVVDSTGKPVPNITVTASGPIGKDYSTTNASGLAAVDLRRTGYGTIILKAESSAYMEASASAKTVEPPRPTPTTTSSPSPTTTTAQPTTTTTPSKPPRDYGPLALILIVSGVLLAGTSYLAFFQHTVQEETLDRYYFVKVKAPRLRGIDNFRFEKGVNAIEARATRGKVEIKDGSVIWEIDHLEPGEEAYLQVILG, from the coding sequence GTGAAACTTAGGGGAGCCCTGATTATAATCCTGCTCACCGCGGTGCTTCCGTTTCTGCCCATCACAAGCGCCCAGTCGCCTCTCGTAATCGTGCCGCTGAACAACGACTTCTCAGGGGTTCCCGGGGACACCATCATAGTCCCATTCAAGCTGGAGAACCTCGGAAACCAGACCCTAGAAAACGTCAGCGTTTACATCACGGGGCCTGCCGAAGGATTCCTTTACCAGAGCAAGGTCATCAGAGAGCCCATAGGACCGAACCAAACATACCAGGATACGCTTTCAATAAAGATACTGAACATCGCCCCCGGGAAGTACAACCTCACCATCGTGGCCAGGGCGGGATCGGTTTACTCCGAGGCCCCCCTGACCGTGACCGTGAAGACTTTCGTGGACTACGACCTGAAGATCGATGTGGGAAGGGAATACCCATACGGAAGCAACGTGAGCGTCATTCTCAGAATGGGCTCAAAGGCCAATGGAGTGATAATCGGCAGGATAGGCTACACAATCACCAGAGACGGGGAAACCGTTGAGAACTTCGTCACCACAATATACCTGAACCCCGGGGAGAAGTGGGTCAGGAACGTTACCCTCAGCCTGCCCCCTGTGGGGGATTACACCGTGAGGCTGTGGGCGTATTTTGGGGGGAAATCAAAGAGCACCACCGCAACCTTCAGGGTGTTCCAGAGAAACCTCGGTTACAAAGCCTACTTCGAGAACGGGGCAATACACGTATTCGTCCACGACGAGGGCGACAGGGGTGTTTCCGACATCTCCGTTAAAATAAACGGGATACCGTTCAAGACGGACGAGTCGGGGACCGTTTCGTACCTCGTCAGTGAGCCCGGCACATACGGAATCGTCCTGAACCTCGACGGAAGAATAGTCACAACCTTTGTTGAGGTCAAGAAGCTCTTCATAAGCTACGAGCAGAGGAACGAGACCCTCCTAGTGAGGGTTGTTGATTCCACGGGAAAACCGGTGCCCAACATAACCGTAACAGCCTCCGGGCCCATCGGCAAGGACTACAGCACCACCAACGCCTCTGGATTGGCCGCGGTGGACCTCAGGAGGACGGGATACGGTACAATAATCCTCAAGGCGGAGAGCAGTGCGTACATGGAGGCATCTGCAAGCGCCAAAACGGTCGAACCGCCGAGGCCCACGCCGACCACGACGTCCAGCCCTAGCCCAACGACCACTACCGCCCAACCAACCACAACCACCACTCCATCAAAACCGCCGAGGGACTACGGCCCCCTCGCGCTTATACTGATCGTCTCGGGCGTCCTGCTCGCGGGAACGTCATACCTTGCGTTTTTCCAGCATACGGTTCAGGAGGAGACCCTTGACAGGTACTACTTCGTCAAGGTGAAGGCACCGAGACTGAGGGGCATCGACAACTTCAGGTTCGAGAAGGGGGTCAATGCAATCGAAGCAAGGGCAACCCGGGGGAAGGTGGAAATCAAGGATGGAAGCGTAATATGGGAGATCGACCACCTGGAACCCGGCGAGGAGGCCTACCTGCAGGTCATCCTCGGCTGA
- a CDS encoding lysyl aminopeptidase codes for MVDIELLRKIVEAPGVSGYEFLGIRDVVFEALKDHVDEIYVDKLGNVIAHKKGNGPRIMIAAHMDKIGVMVNHIDKEGYLHIVPVGGVDPRTLVAQRIRFFTEKGERYGVVGHIPPHLQKPEDRKKAADWDTIVVDVGADSREEAEEMGFRVGTVGEFAPAFVQLNENRIATPYLDDRVCLYAMIEAARRVENHEADIYFVASVQEEVGLRGARVASYAIDPEIGIAMDVTFAKQVGDKGKIVPKLGGGPVMDVGPNINPKVRAFADEVAEKYEIPLQVEASPRPTGTDANIMQINREGVATAVLSIPIRYMHSQVETADLRDIDKTIEFARRFLEELREMDLTP; via the coding sequence ATGGTGGACATTGAACTGCTCAGGAAAATTGTGGAGGCGCCGGGCGTTTCCGGCTACGAGTTCCTTGGAATAAGGGACGTCGTTTTTGAGGCCCTGAAGGACCACGTGGACGAGATATACGTTGACAAGCTCGGCAACGTTATCGCCCACAAGAAGGGGAACGGGCCGAGAATAATGATCGCGGCCCACATGGACAAGATAGGCGTCATGGTCAACCACATAGACAAGGAGGGCTACCTCCACATAGTCCCCGTTGGAGGCGTTGACCCCAGAACCCTCGTCGCCCAGAGGATAAGGTTCTTCACCGAGAAGGGCGAGCGCTACGGCGTCGTCGGCCACATACCACCGCACCTCCAGAAGCCCGAGGACAGGAAGAAGGCCGCGGACTGGGACACCATCGTTGTGGACGTCGGCGCTGACAGCAGGGAAGAAGCCGAGGAGATGGGCTTCCGCGTCGGAACCGTCGGTGAGTTCGCTCCAGCGTTCGTCCAGCTCAACGAGAACAGGATTGCGACGCCATACCTCGACGACCGCGTTTGCCTCTACGCCATGATAGAGGCCGCCAGAAGGGTTGAGAACCACGAGGCGGACATCTACTTCGTTGCCTCCGTGCAGGAGGAGGTCGGCCTCCGCGGTGCTAGGGTCGCGAGCTACGCGATTGATCCGGAGATAGGCATAGCCATGGACGTCACCTTTGCCAAGCAGGTCGGCGACAAGGGTAAAATCGTGCCCAAGCTCGGCGGCGGCCCGGTCATGGACGTAGGTCCGAACATCAACCCCAAGGTTCGCGCCTTTGCCGATGAGGTTGCGGAGAAGTACGAGATACCGCTCCAGGTCGAGGCCAGCCCGAGGCCGACCGGAACCGACGCCAACATAATGCAGATCAACCGCGAGGGCGTTGCGACGGCCGTTCTCAGCATACCGATACGCTACATGCACAGCCAGGTCGAGACCGCCGACCTGAGGGACATAGACAAGACCATCGAGTTCGCCAGGCGCTTCCTCGAGGAGCTTCGCGAGATGGATCTCACTCCGTGA
- a CDS encoding DUF86 domain-containing protein: protein MGSVEYEEVLKSVRLIMEGMPASVEEFKSMGLARDGVYKRLEFAIGVVLDGLSELAREHDIIALSYKEIVEGLSEKGVIPESVADKAIFLAQLREVLIYDYDLVNDEMAFRDMDEYLEFIETVLDFLEGSR from the coding sequence GTGGGGAGCGTGGAATATGAGGAGGTTCTGAAAAGCGTGAGGCTCATCATGGAAGGGATGCCCGCCTCCGTCGAGGAGTTCAAATCCATGGGACTCGCGCGGGATGGGGTGTACAAAAGGCTCGAGTTCGCTATCGGGGTGGTTCTGGATGGGCTCTCAGAACTCGCGAGGGAGCACGACATTATCGCCCTGTCGTACAAGGAGATAGTTGAAGGCCTCTCGGAGAAAGGAGTAATTCCCGAAAGCGTCGCGGATAAGGCGATTTTCCTGGCCCAGCTCAGGGAGGTTCTCATCTACGACTATGATTTGGTAAACGATGAAATGGCATTCAGAGACATGGATGAGTATCTCGAATTCATCGAGACTGTCCTGGACTTCCTGGAGGGGTCCCGGTGA
- a CDS encoding archaemetzincin family Zn-dependent metalloprotease — protein sequence MILVVPVGGVDTGTVEAVSRFVDSYYSRLSLPVRVSDTIPAEWFSDAYNPSRDQFLGRVFLEALGEIRAKTGARAVLGITSLDLYEKGLNFIFGLAHPGMGAAVISTFRLRPEFYGERSNANLLVERAVKEAMHELGHVFGLGHCPNRLCVMHFSNSILDTDVKGPYYCTSCELKLKKNLGVIS from the coding sequence GTGATACTCGTTGTGCCCGTGGGTGGTGTGGACACCGGAACCGTAGAGGCGGTTTCAAGGTTCGTTGACAGCTACTATTCCCGTTTGAGCCTCCCGGTCAGGGTGTCCGATACTATACCCGCAGAATGGTTCTCGGACGCGTACAATCCCTCCAGGGACCAGTTCCTCGGCAGGGTGTTTCTAGAGGCCCTTGGGGAGATAAGAGCAAAAACCGGGGCGAGGGCGGTTCTTGGAATCACATCCCTCGACCTCTACGAGAAGGGTCTCAACTTTATATTCGGGCTCGCCCACCCCGGGATGGGCGCCGCGGTCATTTCAACCTTCCGCCTTCGGCCCGAGTTCTACGGGGAGAGGTCCAACGCGAATCTGCTGGTTGAAAGGGCGGTTAAAGAGGCCATGCACGAGCTCGGCCACGTCTTCGGCCTGGGACACTGTCCGAACAGACTGTGCGTAATGCACTTCTCCAATTCCATACTCGACACGGACGTGAAGGGGCCGTACTACTGCACGTCCTGTGAGCTCAAACTGAAGAAAAACCTGGGGGTGATTTCATGA
- the cyaB gene encoding class IV adenylate cyclase, which produces MIEIEIKGYADDKIFSRVRENFEMIRKEYHEDTYFQHPCRDFAETDEALRIRVRRFNGHFEAFLTYKGPKIDSNSKTRKEIEVPLSDPDKHAEILARLGFREVMTVEKVREKYYVDKGIVIALDEIDRLGKFIEIEALAESEEAVEETVRRLRKILEELGVKRFERRSYLELLLERR; this is translated from the coding sequence ATGATTGAGATAGAGATCAAAGGGTACGCGGATGATAAAATCTTCAGCAGGGTCAGGGAGAACTTCGAGATGATACGGAAGGAGTATCACGAGGACACGTACTTTCAGCACCCCTGCAGGGACTTCGCCGAGACTGACGAGGCGCTCAGGATAAGGGTGAGGCGCTTCAACGGGCACTTCGAGGCGTTTCTGACGTACAAAGGACCGAAGATAGACTCGAACTCAAAGACACGGAAGGAAATCGAAGTCCCGCTCAGCGATCCGGACAAGCACGCCGAGATACTGGCTCGCCTGGGCTTCAGGGAGGTCATGACCGTTGAAAAGGTCAGGGAGAAGTACTACGTGGACAAGGGAATTGTCATAGCACTGGACGAGATCGACAGGCTCGGGAAGTTCATAGAGATAGAGGCCCTGGCCGAGAGCGAGGAGGCCGTGGAAGAGACCGTGAGGCGGCTGAGGAAGATACTTGAAGAACTGGGGGTAAAACGCTTTGAGAGACGTTCGTACCTCGAGCTCCTGCTTGAAAGGAGATGA
- a CDS encoding ATP-binding cassette domain-containing protein, whose protein sequence is MNVIRVEDLRFKYRRAESYSLKDVSFTVKRGELLGIIGPSGSGKSTLCLTLNGIIPNSIKGEFEGDVIVKDPRTGEEYNTKETPVPTLSTVVGLVLQNPESQLFNMTVEEEIAFGLENLGLERNEILRRLRWALEVTGLRGLEKEFPPNLSGGQQQRLAIAAVLAMEPSIIVLDEPTSQLDPVGRREVLGLVSLLNREHGITVVLVEHHTDYILRYADRVMVMDRGEIVLQGTPEEVAEEADTLRRLGVKLPPALEVSHELKKRGVLGETVLTPEELLSRIGRPSR, encoded by the coding sequence ATGAACGTAATCCGTGTTGAGGACCTCCGCTTCAAATACCGTCGGGCGGAGAGCTATTCCCTGAAGGACGTCAGCTTCACGGTAAAGAGGGGCGAGCTCCTCGGGATAATCGGCCCGAGCGGGAGCGGAAAGTCCACCCTCTGCCTCACCCTCAACGGGATAATCCCGAACTCGATAAAGGGGGAGTTTGAGGGCGACGTGATTGTTAAAGACCCAAGGACGGGGGAGGAGTACAACACGAAGGAAACCCCCGTCCCAACGCTTTCCACGGTCGTCGGCCTCGTCCTTCAGAACCCCGAGAGCCAGCTTTTCAACATGACGGTGGAGGAGGAGATAGCCTTCGGTCTGGAAAACCTGGGGCTTGAGCGGAATGAGATACTCAGAAGGCTCCGGTGGGCCCTTGAGGTCACCGGCCTGAGGGGTCTTGAGAAGGAGTTCCCGCCGAACCTGAGCGGCGGTCAGCAGCAGAGGCTCGCTATCGCGGCTGTTCTTGCGATGGAGCCGTCAATAATAGTCCTCGACGAGCCGACGAGCCAGCTTGACCCCGTGGGAAGGAGGGAGGTTCTGGGCCTTGTGTCGCTCCTCAACAGGGAGCATGGTATAACCGTCGTCCTCGTGGAGCACCATACCGACTACATTCTCCGCTACGCCGACAGGGTTATGGTCATGGACCGCGGGGAGATAGTCCTCCAGGGGACCCCTGAGGAGGTCGCGGAGGAGGCGGACACCCTAAGAAGGCTCGGGGTGAAGCTGCCGCCGGCCCTTGAGGTTTCCCATGAGCTGAAGAAAAGGGGCGTGCTCGGTGAGACGGTTCTCACTCCTGAGGAGCTCCTCTCCAGGATAGGACGTCCCTCACGTTGA
- a CDS encoding TrkH family potassium uptake protein, protein MLELGKHINISDDLFVVKNLIGSILQGVGIAYLIPVLLAWFYPEEINYVIYFALPGTFSVLFGAWLARHMGKIEDVNLRQAMVSAAFTWLFASAISVVPFMAIAKMSFIDSYFESMSAWTGTGLTMMTNLESYPHILLFWRAWMQWLGGIGIVLVALTVLIRPGVAAARLYRAEARSERILPNLVNTSKVIFQIYSVLTVVGIYLYYINGMPLFDAVTHAMTGLGTGGMSTHDLSIGYFNSTSIEAVTIFLMIMGAVNFTVHYRMFVSRHLKPFFEDIQVGYMFVFLVPAVAITAYSLIQVGDTVGESLRQSVFHSVSAITCTGFGIADLSRYPELGKFIIGILMVIGGGAGSTAGGIKLIRVTLMYESLKWTIQQAILPRGAVIKRKVGNYLFTEEDIQEVMSFTITYIALLLIGTVYTMLRMGTSLVDSFFEVASAQGNVGLSVGITSTHMPVDMKILLILHMWIGRLEIFSTLVFIISTFFLVPRVVRGR, encoded by the coding sequence ATGCTGGAACTCGGCAAGCACATCAACATCTCGGACGATCTGTTCGTGGTGAAGAACCTCATCGGCTCAATCCTTCAGGGCGTGGGCATCGCCTACCTCATCCCTGTATTGCTGGCCTGGTTTTATCCGGAGGAGATTAACTACGTCATCTACTTTGCCCTCCCAGGCACATTCTCCGTGCTCTTCGGTGCCTGGCTGGCAAGGCACATGGGTAAAATCGAGGACGTCAACCTCAGGCAGGCCATGGTTTCGGCCGCGTTCACCTGGCTCTTTGCCTCCGCCATAAGTGTCGTGCCCTTCATGGCCATAGCCAAGATGTCGTTCATAGACTCCTACTTCGAGAGCATGAGCGCGTGGACGGGCACGGGCCTCACCATGATGACCAATCTGGAGAGCTATCCCCACATCCTCCTGTTCTGGCGTGCCTGGATGCAGTGGCTCGGCGGAATCGGTATAGTTCTCGTCGCCCTCACCGTTCTCATACGCCCCGGTGTGGCTGCAGCGAGGCTTTACCGGGCCGAGGCCAGGAGCGAGAGAATCCTCCCAAACCTGGTTAACACGTCCAAGGTCATCTTCCAGATATATTCCGTCCTGACCGTTGTCGGCATTTACCTGTACTACATCAACGGCATGCCCCTCTTCGATGCCGTCACCCACGCGATGACCGGCCTGGGAACGGGCGGTATGAGCACCCACGACCTCAGCATCGGCTACTTCAACAGCACGTCCATCGAGGCGGTCACGATATTCCTGATGATAATGGGTGCCGTCAACTTCACGGTTCACTACAGGATGTTCGTCAGCAGGCACCTGAAGCCCTTCTTTGAGGACATCCAGGTAGGGTATATGTTCGTGTTCCTCGTCCCAGCGGTTGCGATAACTGCCTACAGTCTCATCCAGGTGGGCGACACCGTGGGTGAATCCCTCCGTCAGTCGGTTTTCCACTCCGTCTCTGCAATAACGTGTACGGGCTTCGGCATAGCCGATCTCAGCAGGTACCCCGAGCTCGGCAAGTTCATAATCGGAATCCTCATGGTCATAGGCGGTGGCGCTGGAAGTACTGCGGGAGGTATAAAGCTCATCCGCGTCACGCTGATGTACGAGAGCCTCAAATGGACGATTCAGCAGGCCATACTGCCCAGGGGAGCCGTCATAAAGCGCAAGGTCGGCAACTATCTGTTCACCGAGGAGGATATTCAGGAGGTTATGAGCTTCACAATAACCTACATCGCCCTGCTCCTCATCGGAACCGTTTACACGATGCTCCGCATGGGAACCAGCCTCGTGGATTCCTTCTTCGAGGTGGCCTCCGCACAGGGCAACGTCGGGCTGAGCGTGGGGATAACCTCGACCCACATGCCCGTGGATATGAAGATTCTCCTCATCCTCCACATGTGGATAGGGAGGCTCGAGATATTCTCCACCCTAGTCTTCATTATAAGCACGTTCTTCCTCGTCCCGAGGGTGGTGAGGGGCAGATGA
- the map gene encoding type II methionyl aminopeptidase, with the protein MDEREALIKAGEIARQVKKEVAELIKPGAKLYDIAEFVERRIIELGGKPAFPCNLSINEIAAHYTPYKGDETVLREGDYLKLDLGVHVDGYIADTAVTYRVGMEEDELMAAAREALENAISTIRAGTRINELGKAIEDTIRGKGFNPIVNLSGHKIERYKLHAGISIPNIYRPADSYELKEGDVIAIEPFATTGAGQVIEVPPALIFMYVRDRPVRMAQARRLLMHIKREYRTLPFAYRWLQDFMPEGQLKLALAQLDRVGAVYSYPILREVRGGMVAQFEHTVIVEKDGAYIMT; encoded by the coding sequence GTGGACGAACGGGAGGCACTGATAAAGGCCGGCGAGATAGCCAGACAGGTCAAGAAGGAAGTTGCCGAACTCATAAAGCCGGGGGCAAAGCTCTACGACATCGCCGAGTTCGTTGAAAGGAGGATAATTGAGCTTGGCGGAAAACCGGCGTTCCCGTGCAACCTTTCAATAAACGAGATTGCGGCCCACTACACACCCTACAAGGGCGACGAAACCGTCCTCAGAGAGGGCGACTACCTCAAGCTCGACCTCGGCGTTCACGTCGATGGATACATAGCCGACACCGCCGTGACCTACCGCGTCGGGATGGAGGAGGACGAGCTGATGGCGGCCGCCAGGGAGGCCCTCGAGAACGCCATCTCCACGATCAGGGCGGGCACCAGGATAAACGAACTCGGGAAGGCCATAGAGGACACCATACGCGGGAAGGGGTTCAACCCGATAGTCAACCTAAGCGGCCACAAGATAGAGCGCTACAAACTCCACGCGGGCATCAGCATACCCAACATATACCGCCCCGCCGACAGCTACGAGCTCAAGGAGGGGGACGTCATCGCGATAGAGCCCTTCGCGACCACCGGTGCCGGCCAGGTTATAGAGGTGCCGCCGGCGCTCATCTTCATGTACGTGCGCGACAGACCCGTCAGAATGGCCCAGGCGAGGAGGCTCCTCATGCACATCAAGAGGGAGTACCGCACCCTGCCCTTCGCCTACCGCTGGCTGCAGGACTTCATGCCGGAGGGACAGCTCAAGCTCGCCCTCGCCCAGCTCGACAGGGTCGGGGCCGTTTACAGCTACCCGATACTGCGTGAGGTCAGGGGCGGCATGGTAGCTCAGTTTGAGCACACGGTCATCGTGGAGAAGGACGGGGCATACATCATGACCTGA
- a CDS encoding CBS domain-containing protein codes for MVGILVQEVMTDRFQKIDIAAPLSEAIGIFEKEDPDLILVFDGNLYKGVLTQDLIIRSHLKWDPTKAKVKDVYKTAPVIKPDEDLSKAAKLMMEVDLRSLPVGESKAEIIGVISDIELLKRVAEGEFGKKKTEEFMTKDVITLKPDDTVAKALATMRDHAISRIPIVNETGKLEGLVTLHDLIIRFIKPRFKSQYGEVAGEKIPPFSMQLRDVMIRGVITARPEASVREAVATMMENDIDGLVLVDEGNRVVGILTVKDLLLPISRMVEKEARFYLQLGGDAEILSDFTRERIIDDVKRFVDGYEDLLGQEGIIYLYIRRFNEKFRGVHLYQARMRVVTDRGVFIATGETWGAIQAVHDALRAIERQLLQKAELEHDTRYYKRFIEKLGLE; via the coding sequence ATGGTCGGTATTCTTGTGCAGGAAGTTATGACCGACAGGTTCCAGAAAATCGACATCGCCGCCCCGCTTTCTGAGGCGATTGGAATTTTCGAGAAGGAAGACCCCGACCTTATTCTGGTCTTCGACGGAAACCTGTACAAGGGAGTCCTGACACAGGACCTTATTATACGCTCCCACCTCAAGTGGGACCCAACCAAGGCCAAGGTTAAGGATGTGTACAAAACCGCCCCGGTTATCAAGCCGGATGAAGACCTTAGCAAGGCCGCCAAGCTCATGATGGAGGTTGATCTCCGCTCCCTCCCCGTTGGAGAGAGCAAGGCTGAAATCATTGGAGTTATAAGCGACATAGAGCTCCTCAAAAGGGTCGCCGAGGGAGAGTTCGGAAAGAAGAAAACGGAGGAGTTCATGACCAAGGACGTCATAACACTGAAGCCGGACGATACCGTTGCCAAGGCCCTTGCAACGATGCGCGACCACGCGATATCGAGGATTCCGATAGTAAACGAGACCGGAAAGCTCGAGGGGCTCGTAACCCTCCACGACCTCATCATAAGGTTCATCAAGCCCCGCTTCAAGTCCCAGTACGGTGAGGTGGCCGGTGAGAAGATTCCCCCGTTCAGCATGCAGCTCCGCGATGTCATGATAAGGGGCGTCATAACCGCCAGGCCGGAGGCCAGCGTCAGGGAGGCCGTGGCGACGATGATGGAGAACGACATCGACGGCCTCGTCCTCGTCGATGAGGGCAACAGGGTCGTGGGCATCCTGACCGTGAAGGACCTGCTCCTGCCCATATCCAGGATGGTCGAGAAGGAGGCCCGCTTCTACCTCCAGCTGGGAGGTGACGCTGAGATACTCAGCGACTTCACGAGGGAGCGCATCATAGACGACGTCAAACGCTTCGTCGACGGCTACGAGGACCTCCTGGGCCAGGAGGGCATAATCTACCTCTACATAAGGCGCTTCAACGAGAAGTTCCGCGGCGTGCACCTGTACCAGGCCAGGATGCGCGTTGTTACCGACAGGGGAGTGTTCATAGCCACCGGTGAAACCTGGGGTGCAATACAGGCAGTTCACGACGCCCTGAGGGCCATCGAGAGGCAGCTGCTCCAGAAGGCCGAGCTGGAGCACGACACCCGCTACTACAAGAGGTTCATAGAAAAATTGGGACTGGAGTGA